A genomic segment from Borrelia puertoricensis encodes:
- a CDS encoding DUF261 family protein has product MRITQNNPNLVSAVRKWGCYFLSLHYYVSVFKKLQFSVLDINRNYHNFVKSGCMRSNCYILNPCAVLRRFDINASVRWEGPAYRCLDGEFEISEVKIKNTPGYHFIATNLSSVLYDSLTLKERGVEYEITSRRIFKKY; this is encoded by the coding sequence ATGAGAATAACGCAAAATAATCCAAATTTAGTCTCAGCAGTACGTAAGTGGGGGTGTTACTTTTTATCTCTTCATTATTACGTATCAGTTTTTAAAAAGTTGCAGTTTAGTGTTCTTGATATAAATAGGAATTATCATAACTTTGTTAAGTCAGGGTGTATGAGAAGTAATTGTTATATTCTAAATCCATGCGCTGTGCTGAGACGGTTTGATATTAATGCAAGTGTGAGGTGGGAGGGCCCTGCTTACAGATGTTTAGATGGAGAATTTGAGATAAGTGAAGTTAAAATTAAAAATACACCAGGATATCATTTTATAGCAACTAATTTGTCATCTGTGCTTTATGATTCACTGACACTTAAAGAACGGGGCGTTGAATATGAGATTACATCAAGGAGAATATTTAAGAAATATTGA
- a CDS encoding tyrosine-type recombinase/integrase, translating into MKGKHLINCNLNLKIKELEMQNERLSEELTLIKSQSKTRHTKKLSPPLRFYLNDKTIRLVKRAIERLKSIDPISGWFVHLLSVTGCRGVEIQNVKLTDIYKETCSNGEVFYSIRVNVAKKRSNICIREVVISKSEFKSIMQAHQNYFLSKGKDTRRTYLFQKSKLKFRDNKVSIIKISKQFKELLIKGGFKHRKSLHILRNIFIASLKSRGYNSFEIKELMKYSSTSEIDNVYGLSSASKIQAYKDIKTSLK; encoded by the coding sequence ATGAAAGGAAAACATTTAATTAACTGCAATCTTAACTTAAAAATTAAAGAATTAGAAATGCAAAATGAACGCTTAAGTGAAGAATTAACTTTAATTAAAAGTCAAAGCAAAACTAGACATACTAAAAAATTATCCCCACCTTTAAGATTTTATCTAAATGACAAGACAATTAGACTAGTAAAACGCGCTATAGAGAGACTTAAAAGTATAGACCCCATTTCAGGATGGTTTGTACACTTACTCTCAGTTACTGGTTGTAGGGGTGTTGAGATACAAAATGTAAAACTTACTGATATATATAAAGAGACGTGTAGTAATGGTGAAGTATTTTATTCTATTCGCGTTAATGTAGCTAAAAAGCGTAGCAATATCTGTATTAGAGAAGTAGTCATTAGTAAATCTGAATTTAAATCTATAATGCAAGCCCATCAAAACTACTTTTTATCTAAAGGAAAAGACACAAGACGTACATATCTATTTCAAAAAAGTAAACTTAAATTTCGTGACAATAAAGTTAGTATAATCAAGATTTCAAAACAGTTTAAGGAATTACTCATTAAGGGAGGATTTAAACATCGCAAATCTTTGCATATACTTCGTAATATATTTATAGCATCACTAAAGTCTAGAGGATATAATTCATTTGAAATTAAAGAACTTATGAAATATTCATCTACTTCTGAGATTGATAATGTTTATGGTCTCTCAAGTGCAAGTAAAATACAGGCTTACAAAGATATCAAAACTAGCTTGAAATAA
- a CDS encoding DUF603 domain-containing protein — MNRVKKSFDDYVVYFREGKLNDACIAKELGVSRVNVGKMRRKWEALKDDPEYITGAAKLTICEDTLNNILFHASQSTAQARDLKSQFSMAKSMLGLEFINSFSRYLELELKTHNYKIEELESQINNLCKKTLSKKVAHSEEESRELEELKLKLDELKRERELKKMSLCYKTMLKLKATDTDVRSKLQI, encoded by the coding sequence ATGAATAGGGTAAAGAAATCGTTTGATGATTATGTTGTGTATTTTAGAGAAGGTAAGCTTAATGACGCATGTATTGCAAAAGAGCTTGGAGTTAGTCGTGTTAATGTAGGAAAGATGAGACGCAAATGGGAAGCGCTTAAGGATGATCCTGAGTATATTACTGGTGCTGCTAAGCTTACTATTTGTGAAGATACTTTAAATAATATCTTATTTCATGCATCACAAAGTACAGCCCAGGCGCGTGATCTTAAAAGTCAGTTTAGTATGGCTAAAAGTATGTTGGGACTAGAATTTATAAATTCATTTAGTCGTTATTTAGAGTTGGAACTTAAAACTCATAATTACAAAATAGAAGAACTCGAGTCTCAAATTAACAATCTTTGCAAGAAGACTTTAAGTAAAAAAGTTGCACATTCAGAAGAAGAGAGTCGTGAGCTTGAAGAGTTAAAACTTAAACTCGATGAGCTTAAAAGGGAGAGAGAACTTAAGAAAATGTCACTATGTTACAAGACAATGCTAAAGCTTAAAGCTACTGATACAGATGTGCGCTCTAAATTACAAATTTAA
- a CDS encoding Mlp family lipoprotein: MNKINFILILLLLISSCEYEHGNATPKSRVKRNFEEQSEVQKTPEEVLKEKLNDTQKTNLDFLKDALGDDSIFNKILSHDESKIKEALDHINTELAKCTGDNASEQKETFKQVVKGALNGGENLDQFKEQASSACNGAGG; encoded by the coding sequence ATGAATAAAATTAATTTTATTTTGATTTTATTATTACTAATTAGTAGTTGTGAATATGAGCATGGAAATGCTACACCTAAGAGTAGAGTTAAAAGAAACTTCGAAGAACAATCAGAAGTACAAAAAACACCTGAAGAAGTGTTAAAAGAAAAGTTAAATGATACTCAAAAAACAAACCTAGACTTTTTAAAAGATGCTTTAGGTGATGATTCTATTTTCAACAAAATTTTAAGTCATGATGAATCTAAAATAAAGGAAGCACTTGATCACATAAATACTGAACTTGCAAAATGCACAGGTGATAATGCTAGCGAGCAAAAAGAAACTTTTAAACAAGTAGTAAAGGGTGCTCTTAATGGTGGTGAAAACTTAGACCAATTTAAAGAACAAGCATCAAGCGCTTGTAATGGAGCAGGGGGTTAA